A single region of the Candidatus Binataceae bacterium genome encodes:
- a CDS encoding DUF1801 domain-containing protein: MKKSGTQKANSPSQLIDARIKELGDWRGQMLSRLRTLVREADPEVVEEWKWRGVPVWSHDGLICTGETYKNVVKMTFAKGAALEDPSGLFNASLDGNTRRAIDFHEGEKIDEKALKALVRAAVTLNKSGAK, translated from the coding sequence ATGAAGAAGAGCGGGACGCAGAAAGCCAATTCTCCTTCTCAGTTGATAGACGCGAGAATCAAGGAGCTGGGCGACTGGCGAGGCCAGATGCTCAGCCGGCTCCGTACCTTGGTCAGGGAAGCCGATCCCGAAGTCGTCGAGGAATGGAAGTGGAGAGGGGTTCCGGTATGGTCGCATGACGGATTGATCTGCACCGGCGAGACCTACAAGAACGTCGTGAAGATGACCTTCGCCAAAGGGGCTGCTCTGGAGGATCCTTCAGGCCTCTTCAACGCCAGTCTTGACGGGAACACCAGGCGTGCCATCGACTTTCACGAGGGCGAGAAGATAGACGAGAAGGCATTGAAGGCTCTCGTTCGCGCCGCCGTGACCTTGAACAAGTCCGGAGCCAAATGA
- a CDS encoding carboxymuconolactone decarboxylase family protein, which yields MALLPYVDESKASDKTREILGNTPRKMNVARMIANSSDAVFQNFSRLGHSLLTRAKLNGKLREIAILRTAKLTGSIYEWTQHLPIAKACGVTDEQIAAMEHWESAKCFDEVQRLVLTLTDEVTRNVKGRKQTLEALNKHLGTTELVELILSIGFWGMVARMLETTEVDLEDFAGKLNMLERGPLKS from the coding sequence ATGGCGCTCTTACCCTACGTCGACGAATCGAAAGCTTCCGACAAGACCCGCGAGATCCTCGGCAATACGCCGCGCAAGATGAACGTCGCGCGGATGATCGCCAACAGCAGCGACGCGGTGTTCCAGAATTTCTCGCGTCTGGGCCACTCGCTGCTGACCCGCGCGAAACTCAACGGCAAGCTGCGCGAGATCGCGATCCTGCGCACCGCCAAGCTCACCGGCTCGATTTACGAATGGACCCAGCACCTGCCGATCGCCAAAGCCTGCGGCGTCACCGACGAGCAGATCGCGGCGATGGAACATTGGGAAAGCGCGAAGTGCTTCGACGAAGTCCAACGCCTGGTGCTCACGCTTACCGACGAGGTCACGCGCAACGTCAAAGGGCGCAAGCAGACGCTCGAGGCGCTAAACAAACATCTCGGCACCACGGAACTCGTCGAGTTGATCCTCTCGATCGGATTCTGGGGGATGGTGGCGCGGATGCTCGAAACCACCGAGGTCGACCTCGAGGACTTCGCCGGCAAGCTCAATATGCTGGAACGCGGCCCGCTTAAATCCTGA
- a CDS encoding AMP-binding protein, which translates to MSEHENSDRDFRWEVPEHFNFGAAIDALGAEPGRPAILTEDQDGNRSRLCFADIREQSGRIANVLAGLGVRSGAPVIVALPRIALRQAACVGALKAGAIVIPVGAALRDKDLIQRANHCGAVAIVAAVEHAELIGDLRKQCPSLKHFIIAGSPRSGWLGLRDSMAKASAVFSPVQTHSSDPAVCLYTSGAAHELRAVLHSHAYVFSQRQIASRWLDVRPGELHWCTADTGATTGCGQLFGPWMNGATAFMYKGSLEPRKQMELLARYPIATLCATPVQYLQLLQDGLSSLKPAALRHCTAAGEPLNAELVEAWRDRFGLTIHEGYGQAETSIVAANLPGMEVKAGSMGRPLPGIDVRVLGADNEETGDVEVGEIAIRMSPERPPSLLLEYWKNPEANAAAFSAGYYLTGDLAARDSDGYLWFTGRAQRD; encoded by the coding sequence ATGAGCGAGCACGAGAATTCAGACCGTGATTTTCGCTGGGAGGTCCCAGAGCACTTCAATTTCGGCGCAGCGATCGACGCCCTCGGCGCCGAGCCCGGCCGCCCCGCTATCCTGACCGAGGACCAGGACGGCAATCGCTCGCGCCTGTGCTTCGCCGACATTCGCGAACAGTCCGGCCGTATCGCCAACGTGCTGGCGGGCCTCGGCGTCAGGTCGGGTGCACCGGTGATCGTCGCGCTGCCGCGCATCGCGCTGCGGCAGGCGGCGTGCGTGGGCGCGCTCAAGGCCGGCGCGATCGTGATTCCTGTCGGCGCCGCGCTGCGCGACAAGGATCTGATCCAGCGCGCAAATCATTGCGGGGCGGTCGCGATCGTCGCGGCGGTCGAGCACGCGGAGCTCATCGGCGATCTGCGCAAGCAGTGTCCCTCGCTCAAGCACTTCATAATTGCGGGCAGTCCGCGAAGCGGATGGCTCGGTCTGCGCGATTCGATGGCGAAGGCGTCGGCTGTATTTTCTCCCGTGCAGACGCATTCGAGCGATCCGGCGGTTTGCCTCTACACCTCCGGCGCCGCCCATGAACTCAGGGCGGTGCTGCACAGCCACGCCTATGTCTTCAGTCAGCGCCAGATTGCGAGCCGATGGCTCGACGTGCGGCCGGGCGAACTGCACTGGTGCACGGCGGACACGGGAGCGACTACGGGATGCGGCCAGCTGTTCGGCCCGTGGATGAACGGGGCTACGGCCTTCATGTACAAGGGAAGTCTCGAGCCGCGAAAGCAGATGGAGTTGCTCGCGCGCTATCCAATCGCAACCCTGTGCGCGACGCCCGTGCAATATCTGCAGTTGTTGCAGGACGGCCTCTCATCGCTGAAGCCCGCGGCGCTTCGTCATTGCACCGCCGCCGGCGAGCCGCTCAATGCGGAACTGGTCGAAGCCTGGCGCGATCGTTTCGGACTCACTATCCACGAGGGCTACGGACAGGCCGAGACGTCGATCGTCGCCGCCAATCTGCCGGGGATGGAAGTCAAGGCGGGTTCGATGGGGCGGCCGCTTCCCGGCATCGACGTTCGCGTGCTCGGCGCCGATAACGAGGAGACGGGCGACGTCGAAGTCGGCGAAATCGCGATCCGGATGAGTCCCGAACGGCCGCCGTCGCTGCTGCTCGAGTATTGGAAGAATCCCGAGGCGAATGCGGCGGCGTTTAGCGCCGGCTACTACCTGACCGGCGACCTCGCCGCGCGCGACAGCGACGGCTATTTGTGGTTTACCGGCCGCGCGCAGCGCGATTGA
- a CDS encoding DedA family protein has product MHHITNPAELSDLLAAWGYLGIFAFVFVGNLGVPVPEESVLLTAGFLGSHGILDLEWVYAVAVASAVTGDCCGFIIGRTGGQRLLERLAARFALVRRRIAQLRVFFDQHGSKAVFMARFIAGARFLAGPMAGAAGMPFWRFLGWNVMGAFIWCSLMVTIGYLVGDEVWRAARFVHWGARWIALGALLIALAAYLIHWWTHQAASGPDAQA; this is encoded by the coding sequence ATGCATCATATCACCAATCCCGCCGAACTCTCCGACCTGCTCGCAGCGTGGGGTTATCTCGGCATCTTTGCTTTCGTCTTCGTGGGCAACTTGGGCGTTCCGGTGCCCGAGGAGAGCGTGTTGCTTACGGCCGGCTTTCTCGGCTCGCACGGCATTCTCGATCTCGAATGGGTGTACGCGGTAGCGGTGGCGAGCGCGGTGACCGGCGACTGCTGCGGCTTCATAATCGGACGCACGGGCGGCCAGCGTCTGCTCGAGCGCCTCGCCGCGAGATTCGCTTTGGTGCGCCGGCGTATCGCGCAATTGCGCGTATTCTTCGATCAGCACGGCAGCAAGGCGGTCTTCATGGCGCGCTTCATCGCGGGCGCGCGCTTTCTGGCCGGGCCGATGGCGGGAGCGGCCGGGATGCCGTTTTGGCGCTTTCTCGGATGGAACGTGATGGGCGCATTCATCTGGTGCTCGCTGATGGTGACGATCGGCTACCTGGTAGGCGACGAGGTGTGGCGCGCGGCCAGGTTCGTCCATTGGGGCGCGCGATGGATCGCGCTCGGCGCGCTACTGATAGCCCTTGCCGCTTACCTTATTCACTGGTGGACGCATCAGGCTGCGTCCGGCCCCGACGCACAGGCCTGA
- a CDS encoding SDR family oxidoreductase, with translation MNRGKLAQMPSGQPTAELAGKTAIVTGGGRGLGRAMALGLARAGANVVITAVRGRREIQSVADEARAAKSGVVRALTADVTSEEDCRSAVGEALREFGAIHILVNNAGRGMRFVSETFLEAPTRFWQTDPAVWRMIVDTNVNGPFLMARAAAPHMIRQRWGRIVNISMNYETMRRAGFSPYGPSKAALEAETLIWAQDLAETGVTVNALLPGGATDTGMVPADVAPQIRKRLLRAEIVVPPLLWLASEVSGGVTGARFVASLWDSSLPLAEAAQGACSTEGAIVPAS, from the coding sequence TTGAATCGGGGCAAACTCGCACAGATGCCGAGCGGCCAACCAACAGCGGAACTCGCGGGCAAAACCGCGATCGTCACCGGCGGCGGCCGCGGACTGGGACGCGCGATGGCGCTGGGGCTCGCGCGCGCCGGGGCCAACGTCGTGATTACGGCCGTGCGCGGGCGGCGCGAAATCCAGTCGGTCGCGGATGAAGCCAGGGCCGCAAAGTCCGGCGTCGTACGCGCATTGACGGCGGACGTTACCAGCGAGGAAGACTGCCGGTCCGCGGTGGGCGAAGCGCTCCGCGAGTTCGGCGCCATTCACATCCTGGTGAACAACGCCGGACGCGGGATGCGCTTTGTCAGCGAAACCTTCCTCGAGGCCCCGACCAGGTTCTGGCAGACCGATCCGGCCGTGTGGCGGATGATCGTCGATACCAACGTGAACGGGCCGTTCCTGATGGCGCGCGCGGCCGCGCCGCACATGATAAGGCAGCGTTGGGGGCGTATCGTCAACATCTCGATGAACTACGAGACGATGCGCCGCGCAGGGTTTTCGCCGTACGGGCCTTCCAAGGCTGCGCTCGAGGCGGAAACCCTGATCTGGGCGCAGGATCTGGCGGAAACCGGCGTGACCGTCAATGCGCTGCTGCCCGGCGGAGCGACCGATACCGGGATGGTCCCGGCTGACGTTGCTCCGCAGATCCGCAAACGTCTGCTCCGTGCCGAGATCGTCGTTCCGCCGCTCCTGTGGCTCGCCTCGGAGGTGTCCGGTGGCGTTACCGGCGCGCGCTTTGTCGCGAGCCTCTGGGATTCCTCGCTGCCGCTCGCCGAAGCCGCGCAAGGGGCGTGCAGCACGGAAGGCGCGATCGTCCCGGCATCGTGA
- a CDS encoding thiamine pyrophosphate-binding protein: MKRHMSMGDFLVAYLHKIGTTHVFGIPGDLALKLFFALGRREGPQIMTFSHEPGVGFAADGYARATGKIGVICVTYGAGGHNMVNPVAGSFSERVPLLILSGGPGEEERKLGTLIHHQAREIESQHRIYQEVTCASAVLTDPRRAARQLHDVVRAIWAEQRPGYIEIHRDMVDREIEVPEELLDWDGHLRFQESDARRLEEAARETAALFNESRKPVLIAGIEIHRYKASRELVDLAEQMGAPVLTTVLGKGAFPMDHPLYMGVHVGPISPAPIVARMDEADFVLNLGCLKTDMNFGNRPPEIIEGKSVWAVDRRVDVKYHTYMDVAVRDFVRALRKQNIRRHEETVRYADNLREAIGGANGGGAALKVGEILMLVNEFLAAHKRYMVVAESGDMLFGGLDVRVPHGGTYLAQGFYASMGFAVPAALGAQIGAGPRPLVLCGDGGFQMTGPEISHAPIFGANPIVIVINNGGWGIFRPVASERRDLLDIPAWPYARLGEAWGGAGFEVSNPAELRSALEAAHRGPGFAIIDARIGRDDLSPVTVKYIQAAAERSKAPPAERRIGGGHHGRARADRG; encoded by the coding sequence GTGAAGCGGCATATGTCGATGGGCGATTTTCTGGTCGCCTACCTGCACAAGATCGGTACTACTCACGTCTTTGGAATCCCGGGAGACCTCGCGCTGAAGCTCTTTTTCGCGCTGGGCCGCCGCGAAGGGCCGCAAATCATGACCTTTTCGCATGAGCCGGGCGTCGGGTTCGCGGCCGACGGCTATGCCCGCGCCACCGGCAAAATCGGCGTCATTTGCGTGACTTACGGCGCCGGCGGCCACAACATGGTCAACCCGGTAGCCGGCTCTTTTTCCGAGCGCGTGCCCCTGCTGATCCTCTCCGGCGGGCCCGGCGAGGAGGAGCGCAAGCTGGGCACGCTGATTCATCATCAGGCGCGCGAAATCGAATCCCAGCATCGCATCTACCAGGAAGTCACCTGCGCCTCGGCCGTGCTGACCGACCCCCGCCGCGCCGCGCGACAACTGCATGACGTGGTTCGCGCCATCTGGGCCGAGCAGCGCCCCGGCTACATCGAGATCCATCGCGACATGGTCGACCGCGAGATCGAGGTGCCCGAAGAGCTGCTGGACTGGGACGGCCATCTGCGCTTCCAGGAATCCGATGCGCGCCGGCTCGAAGAGGCTGCGCGAGAGACCGCAGCGCTGTTCAACGAAAGCCGCAAGCCCGTGCTGATCGCGGGCATCGAGATCCATCGCTACAAGGCCTCGCGCGAGTTGGTCGATCTGGCCGAGCAGATGGGCGCGCCGGTGCTGACTACGGTGCTCGGCAAGGGCGCCTTCCCGATGGACCATCCGCTGTACATGGGCGTCCACGTCGGGCCGATAAGTCCCGCGCCGATCGTTGCGCGGATGGACGAGGCAGACTTCGTGCTGAACCTCGGATGCCTTAAGACCGACATGAACTTCGGCAATCGCCCGCCCGAGATCATCGAGGGCAAGTCGGTATGGGCGGTGGACCGGCGGGTCGATGTCAAGTACCACACCTATATGGATGTCGCCGTGCGCGATTTCGTGCGCGCGCTGCGCAAGCAGAATATCCGCCGCCACGAGGAGACCGTGCGCTACGCCGACAACCTGCGCGAGGCGATCGGCGGCGCGAACGGCGGCGGCGCGGCGCTTAAGGTTGGCGAGATTTTGATGCTGGTCAACGAGTTTCTCGCCGCGCACAAGCGCTACATGGTGGTGGCCGAGTCGGGCGACATGCTGTTCGGCGGCCTCGACGTGCGCGTGCCGCATGGCGGAACCTACCTGGCGCAGGGATTTTACGCTTCGATGGGATTTGCGGTGCCGGCCGCGCTCGGCGCGCAGATCGGGGCGGGGCCGCGTCCGCTCGTGCTCTGCGGCGACGGGGGTTTTCAGATGACCGGTCCGGAAATTTCGCACGCGCCCATCTTCGGCGCCAATCCGATCGTGATCGTGATCAACAATGGCGGATGGGGCATCTTTCGGCCGGTCGCGAGCGAGCGCCGCGACCTGCTCGACATACCGGCGTGGCCGTACGCGCGGCTGGGCGAGGCCTGGGGCGGCGCGGGCTTCGAGGTAAGCAACCCGGCGGAACTGCGGAGCGCGCTTGAGGCGGCGCATCGCGGCCCCGGCTTCGCGATTATCGACGCGAGGATCGGCCGCGACGATCTGTCGCCCGTCACGGTGAAATATATCCAGGCGGCTGCGGAGCGTTCCAAGGCGCCGCCCGCCGAACGCCGCATCGGCGGCGGGCATCACGGCCGCGCCCGCGCCGATCGAGGCTGA
- a CDS encoding DUF945 family protein, producing MFASRTGSARAAARTAYLVAAACLAAAIVVPALFGAHAERVYRDSVAQLGTTSRAFRLESYRRGWFSSQAVVSVTAGRGAITFVQHVHHGPLGFYNGWHVVFPVAAVVDTEPPPTMQNNLDRFFGEAPIYISTVVEMDGTLDTYVSRAATVRSDAAQKFTARFDGFDMEMHLSKDAYVIRGDAPGVTAAGAFGEAGVAGLTIRGKSHRHPSGLWLGDKVLKISRVNYSTVAAGARPSASGLINDIALAGQSRIGAGHLNVRDTLSVGTIEAGAVRLSAMSLGFEFSNLPVDAIERFFNVLSSLPPSAPGLQTQQSPIVKRQILELFVAAIKESPILSIDLHAASAAGEARGKAAFGISPDLANDPMLNNLLSQGRGLLAQAWNKYGRASAELVAPAGLLAQVTRPEQLKQLEQSGILIRDGANYVCRAAFKDGGWLVNGHEMKLPAPPSRPNLTSRSS from the coding sequence ATGTTCGCCTCCCGCACAGGCAGCGCTCGAGCAGCGGCGCGCACCGCGTATCTCGTCGCCGCCGCCTGCCTCGCCGCTGCGATCGTAGTTCCCGCGCTGTTCGGCGCCCATGCCGAGCGCGTCTATCGCGACTCGGTCGCTCAACTCGGCACCACCAGCCGCGCCTTCAGGCTCGAATCCTACCGGCGCGGATGGTTCTCCTCCCAAGCCGTCGTCAGCGTGACGGCCGGTCGCGGCGCGATCACCTTCGTCCAGCACGTGCATCACGGGCCGCTCGGATTCTACAACGGATGGCATGTTGTGTTTCCGGTCGCGGCGGTGGTCGATACCGAACCGCCTCCCACGATGCAGAACAACCTCGACAGGTTCTTCGGCGAAGCACCGATCTATATCTCGACGGTGGTCGAGATGGACGGCACGTTGGATACCTACGTTTCGCGGGCAGCGACCGTGCGCTCCGATGCGGCGCAGAAGTTCACCGCCAGGTTCGACGGCTTCGACATGGAAATGCATCTGTCCAAGGATGCCTACGTGATCCGCGGCGACGCTCCGGGCGTGACGGCCGCCGGCGCATTCGGCGAAGCCGGGGTTGCCGGCCTTACGATCCGCGGCAAGTCCCATCGCCATCCGAGCGGGCTCTGGCTCGGCGATAAGGTGCTCAAAATCTCGCGTGTGAACTACAGCACCGTCGCCGCCGGCGCACGGCCCTCAGCGAGCGGACTCATCAACGACATTGCACTCGCGGGGCAAAGCCGAATCGGCGCAGGCCATTTGAACGTGCGCGACACGCTGTCGGTCGGGACTATCGAGGCGGGCGCGGTAAGGCTTAGCGCGATGAGCCTCGGGTTCGAATTCAGCAACCTGCCGGTGGATGCGATCGAACGTTTCTTCAATGTGCTGTCGTCGCTTCCGCCGTCCGCGCCCGGCCTGCAGACGCAGCAATCGCCCATAGTGAAGCGGCAAATCCTCGAACTGTTCGTCGCGGCGATCAAGGAATCGCCGATTCTGTCGATCGATCTTCACGCTGCGAGCGCCGCCGGCGAGGCGCGGGGTAAAGCCGCGTTCGGAATCTCCCCCGACCTTGCTAACGATCCGATGCTCAATAATCTGCTTTCCCAAGGCCGCGGGCTGCTGGCGCAGGCCTGGAACAAGTACGGACGCGCTTCGGCCGAACTGGTCGCCCCGGCCGGCTTGCTCGCGCAGGTCACGCGGCCGGAACAACTCAAGCAACTCGAACAAAGCGGCATCCTGATCCGCGACGGGGCAAATTACGTTTGCCGCGCGGCCTTCAAGGATGGTGGATGGCTGGTCAACGGGCATGAGATGAAACTCCCGGCGCCGCCGTCGCGTCCCAACCTGACAAGCCGTAGCAGCTAA
- a CDS encoding amidase yields MDATAEPSALTLTEAARLIRERKLSPVDLIDAALARIDRLDGAVQAWAAIDRARARSAAAELDREARDGRLRGPLHGVPVGIKDIFYTAGLVTEGGSKSLAGFVPDYDAEAVVRLKRAGAIVLGKLATTEFALLDPAPTRNPWNLEHTPGGSSSGSAAAVAARMCHAAIGSQTIGSTIRPAAYCGIVGMKPGYGRVSRYGMLALAPSLDHVGIFARSVADAAAMLDAMAGNDPRDPASLAVATDDYIHAAAQPPTQPLRIALMPKAFDDRAAEETRSAVAATVAKLADAGARIETIEPPESFAYLAANTMLELTAEAAQVHRERFAEKKDLYGPRIREFVERGLETPAWEYIRALDVQRRFRREIDLALARFDVILAPATPAPAPAGVGSTGDPSFNLPWSASGHPVIALPCGLAPSGLPISIQLTGAALEEGRLLGVARWCEEVLAFRALPPAAPL; encoded by the coding sequence ATGGACGCGACGGCAGAGCCCTCGGCGCTCACGCTCACCGAGGCCGCACGGCTAATCCGCGAGCGCAAGCTCTCTCCTGTCGATCTGATCGACGCGGCGCTCGCGCGCATCGACAGACTCGACGGCGCCGTTCAGGCGTGGGCGGCGATCGATCGCGCACGGGCGCGCAGCGCGGCTGCCGAGCTAGATCGCGAGGCGCGCGACGGGCGCCTTCGCGGACCGCTCCATGGCGTGCCGGTCGGAATCAAGGACATCTTCTATACCGCCGGCCTCGTGACCGAGGGCGGATCGAAATCACTCGCCGGTTTCGTTCCCGACTACGACGCCGAGGCGGTGGTGCGGCTAAAGCGCGCCGGCGCGATCGTCCTGGGCAAGCTCGCTACGACCGAATTCGCGCTTCTGGATCCGGCGCCGACGCGCAACCCGTGGAACCTCGAGCACACGCCCGGAGGCTCCAGCAGCGGCTCGGCGGCTGCGGTGGCGGCGCGGATGTGCCATGCGGCGATCGGCTCGCAAACCATCGGCTCGACCATCCGCCCCGCCGCGTACTGCGGCATCGTCGGGATGAAACCCGGTTATGGACGGGTGAGCCGCTACGGGATGCTCGCGCTCGCGCCGAGCCTCGATCATGTCGGGATCTTCGCGCGATCGGTCGCCGATGCGGCGGCGATGCTGGATGCGATGGCCGGAAATGACCCGCGTGACCCTGCAAGCCTCGCCGTTGCAACCGACGACTATATACACGCAGCCGCCCAGCCGCCGACGCAGCCGCTCAGAATCGCGCTGATGCCGAAGGCGTTCGACGATCGTGCGGCCGAAGAGACGCGCTCGGCGGTCGCCGCCACGGTCGCGAAGCTCGCCGATGCGGGTGCGCGGATCGAAACCATCGAGCCGCCGGAAAGCTTCGCCTATCTCGCCGCGAACACGATGCTCGAGCTGACGGCAGAGGCCGCCCAGGTCCATCGCGAGCGCTTCGCCGAGAAGAAGGACCTGTACGGACCGCGCATTCGCGAGTTCGTCGAGCGCGGCCTCGAGACGCCGGCTTGGGAATATATTCGCGCGCTCGACGTCCAGCGGCGCTTTCGCCGCGAGATAGACCTGGCGCTCGCGCGCTTCGACGTGATCCTGGCGCCGGCCACGCCGGCGCCCGCTCCGGCCGGGGTCGGCTCGACCGGCGACCCCTCGTTCAATTTGCCGTGGAGCGCAAGCGGTCATCCGGTGATCGCGCTACCCTGCGGGCTCGCGCCTTCGGGCTTGCCGATATCGATCCAGCTTACCGGCGCGGCGCTCGAAGAGGGTCGTTTGCTGGGTGTCGCGCGCTGGTGCGAGGAAGTCCTGGCCTTCCGCGCGCTGCCGCCCGCCGCGCCGCTCTAG
- a CDS encoding dienelactone hydrolase family protein, producing MALAGQVTNPDRLEGRDVSFKSDGADIGAYLVRPREPGSYPGIIVIHEAWGVIEHIRDVARRFASLGYIVLAPNLYTRVGAPKTDDPMNIVLSRMLALPDAQLVRDLDKAADLLAAQPGMTGKIGCVGFCMGGRTTLLYACSSNRLSAAIDCWGGGITADASPATPERPTPIVDLAPRLSCPLYAPCGEEDASPSPAQVDVLRQRLQQTGKAFTIDMFKNAGHAFFADYRPSYREKAAFELWPKMAAFFDTHLKGKK from the coding sequence ATGGCGCTGGCAGGACAAGTAACCAATCCCGATCGCCTGGAGGGCCGTGACGTCAGCTTCAAGAGCGATGGCGCCGACATCGGCGCCTACCTGGTACGCCCGCGCGAGCCGGGCTCCTATCCAGGCATAATCGTGATTCACGAGGCATGGGGCGTAATCGAGCATATCCGCGACGTGGCTCGTCGCTTCGCCAGTCTCGGCTATATCGTGCTCGCGCCGAACCTCTACACTCGCGTCGGCGCGCCGAAGACCGACGACCCGATGAACATCGTGCTCAGCCGGATGCTTGCGTTGCCCGACGCACAACTAGTGCGCGACCTCGACAAGGCCGCCGACCTGCTCGCCGCGCAGCCCGGGATGACCGGCAAGATCGGCTGCGTGGGATTCTGCATGGGCGGCCGCACTACGCTGCTTTATGCGTGCAGCAGCAACCGGCTGAGCGCGGCGATCGATTGCTGGGGCGGAGGAATCACCGCCGACGCGTCCCCGGCAACGCCGGAGCGCCCGACGCCGATCGTCGATCTGGCGCCGCGGCTCTCCTGTCCGCTCTATGCGCCCTGCGGCGAGGAGGACGCCAGCCCGTCGCCCGCCCAGGTTGACGTGTTGCGCCAGCGGCTGCAGCAGACCGGCAAGGCCTTCACCATCGACATGTTCAAGAACGCCGGGCACGCGTTCTTCGCCGACTATCGGCCGAGTTACCGCGAGAAGGCGGCCTTCGAGCTGTGGCCCAAGATGGCGGCGTTTTTCGACACCCATCTTAAGGGCAAGAAGTAG
- a CDS encoding SpoVR family protein, translating into MANYELKDLVEWDARIRDKVAEFGLDCYTQEFELCDHFGMLGYMAYSGMPSHYPHWSYGKSYEKLKTLYDHGVSGLPYEMVINSDPALAYLMRDNTLLLQILTIAHVYGHNDFFKNNFTYRTTRASLTIELFKTHALRVRRYTEDPSIGVEKVEHVLDAAHALSWQCRRNLAIRKLTHAEQLERLVEAAHPKADPFHRIHARAEVHEPDIRKVPVEPDEDLLLFIRDHNPFLAEWERDLLTIVDEEAKYFLPMLETKIMNEGWASYWHKRILESLNLDQGLHLEFIVRHNQVVRPIPGQINPYFLGFKVWEDIHRRQTNPTREEIKRDGPPTRSGDAKIFEVRESERDSSFLRRFLTEELMREMDLFKYEARGDDLVVDKVSDEEGWREVKETLIRNVGASSIPVIKVEDADFGQNRTLYLKHAHDGRDLQLEYAEKTLAYVGRLWGREVVIETTLQGKRSLLCYNERGFSMRALK; encoded by the coding sequence ATGGCGAATTACGAACTCAAGGACCTGGTCGAATGGGACGCGCGCATCCGCGACAAGGTGGCCGAGTTCGGGCTCGATTGCTACACGCAGGAGTTCGAGCTGTGCGACCACTTCGGGATGCTTGGGTACATGGCGTATTCGGGGATGCCCTCGCATTACCCGCACTGGTCGTACGGCAAGTCCTACGAGAAGCTCAAGACGCTGTACGATCACGGGGTGAGCGGCCTGCCCTACGAGATGGTAATCAACTCGGACCCGGCGCTCGCCTACCTGATGCGCGACAACACCCTGCTGCTCCAGATCCTGACCATCGCGCACGTTTACGGCCATAACGATTTCTTCAAGAACAATTTTACCTATCGCACCACGCGCGCGTCGCTGACGATTGAGCTGTTCAAGACGCACGCGTTGCGCGTGCGCCGCTACACCGAGGACCCCTCGATCGGCGTCGAGAAGGTCGAACACGTGCTGGACGCCGCGCACGCGCTAAGCTGGCAGTGCCGGCGCAATCTGGCAATCCGCAAGCTCACTCACGCCGAGCAGCTCGAGCGGCTGGTGGAGGCCGCGCATCCCAAGGCCGATCCCTTTCATCGCATCCACGCCCGCGCCGAAGTTCACGAACCCGACATCCGCAAGGTGCCGGTCGAGCCCGACGAGGACCTGCTGCTCTTCATCCGCGACCACAACCCGTTCCTTGCCGAGTGGGAAAGGGATCTGCTTACGATCGTCGACGAGGAAGCGAAGTACTTCCTGCCGATGCTCGAGACCAAGATCATGAACGAGGGATGGGCGAGTTACTGGCACAAGCGAATCCTGGAATCGCTGAACCTGGACCAGGGCCTGCATCTGGAATTCATCGTGCGCCACAATCAGGTCGTCCGCCCGATTCCCGGCCAGATCAATCCTTACTTCCTCGGCTTCAAAGTCTGGGAGGACATCCACCGCCGCCAGACGAATCCAACGCGCGAGGAAATCAAGCGCGACGGCCCGCCTACCAGGAGCGGCGACGCCAAGATCTTCGAGGTGCGCGAATCCGAGCGCGACAGCTCCTTCCTGCGCCGCTTCCTGACCGAAGAGCTGATGCGCGAGATGGATCTCTTCAAGTACGAGGCGCGCGGCGACGATTTGGTGGTGGACAAGGTCTCCGACGAGGAAGGCTGGCGCGAAGTCAAGGAAACGCTCATCCGCAACGTCGGCGCAAGCTCGATCCCGGTGATAAAGGTCGAGGACGCCGACTTCGGCCAGAACCGCACGCTCTACCTCAAGCACGCCCACGATGGCCGCGACCTTCAGCTCGAGTACGCGGAAAAGACCCTCGCGTACGTGGGGCGGCTGTGGGGCCGCGAGGTCGTGATCGAGACCACGCTGCAGGGAAAGCGTTCGCTGCTCTGCTACAACGAACGCGGGTTCTCGATGCGCGCGCTGAAGTAG